Proteins encoded within one genomic window of Myxococcaceae bacterium JPH2:
- the guaA gene encoding glutamine-hydrolyzing GMP synthase, with protein MDLHAEKILILDFGSQYTQLIARRVRELGVYCEIHRPDLSKEEIRRFAPRGIILSGGPASVEAPGSPRCDPYVFEAEVPVLGICYGLQLLAKLLGGRVDRGAHREYGNAEVEVLAARGPLSDFHPGDRVQVWMSHGDRVDALPPGFEAIGRSGNSPFAAAAHTSKPWYGLQFHPEVAHTPQGKALLRAFLFNDCKVTGSWTMKGFIDEAVTTIRQRVGEQGRVICALSGGVDSSVAALLLHRAIGPRLQCIFVDNGVLRQGERAQVEALFVDRFHVPLITVDARARFLEKLAGVTDPEKKRKIIGREFIAVFEEASRDIQDASFLAQGTLYPDVIESVSYKGPSVTIKSHHNVGGLPEQMKLKLVEPLRELFKDEVRALGRELGLPEEMVNRQPFPGPGLAIRVLGEVTEPRLELVRRADAIVQEEIRAAGLYTQVWQAFAVLLPVQSVGVMGDERTYESTCVLRAVTSVDGMTADWARLPFPVLERISTRITNEVRGINRVVYDISSKPPATIEWE; from the coding sequence GTGGACCTGCACGCCGAGAAGATCCTGATCCTCGATTTCGGGAGTCAGTACACCCAGCTCATTGCCCGCCGTGTGCGGGAATTGGGCGTCTACTGTGAAATCCACCGGCCGGACCTCTCCAAGGAGGAGATCCGCCGGTTCGCCCCCCGGGGAATCATCCTCTCTGGGGGCCCTGCATCCGTGGAAGCACCTGGCTCGCCCCGGTGCGATCCCTACGTGTTCGAGGCCGAGGTGCCCGTGCTGGGCATCTGCTACGGCCTCCAGCTCCTGGCGAAGCTCTTGGGCGGCCGCGTGGACCGGGGCGCCCATCGTGAGTACGGCAACGCGGAGGTGGAGGTGCTCGCCGCGCGAGGCCCGCTGTCCGACTTCCACCCCGGCGACCGGGTCCAGGTGTGGATGAGCCACGGCGATCGCGTGGACGCACTCCCGCCGGGTTTTGAGGCCATCGGTCGCAGCGGCAACTCGCCGTTCGCGGCGGCCGCGCACACGAGCAAGCCCTGGTACGGCCTCCAGTTCCACCCCGAGGTGGCCCACACGCCGCAGGGCAAGGCGCTGCTGCGCGCCTTCCTGTTCAACGACTGCAAGGTGACGGGCTCCTGGACGATGAAGGGCTTCATCGACGAGGCCGTCACGACCATCCGCCAGCGGGTGGGGGAGCAGGGTCGGGTCATCTGCGCGCTCTCCGGTGGCGTGGACAGCTCCGTCGCAGCGCTGCTGCTTCACCGGGCCATCGGCCCTCGGCTCCAGTGCATCTTCGTGGACAACGGGGTGCTGCGGCAGGGCGAGCGGGCGCAGGTGGAGGCGCTCTTCGTGGATCGCTTCCACGTGCCGCTCATCACGGTGGATGCGCGCGCGCGCTTCCTGGAGAAGCTCGCCGGCGTCACGGATCCGGAGAAGAAGCGGAAGATCATCGGCCGCGAGTTCATCGCGGTGTTCGAAGAGGCCTCCCGCGACATCCAGGACGCCAGCTTCCTGGCGCAGGGCACGCTGTACCCGGACGTCATCGAGTCGGTGTCCTACAAGGGCCCGTCCGTCACCATCAAGAGCCACCACAACGTGGGCGGGCTGCCTGAGCAGATGAAGCTCAAGCTGGTGGAGCCGCTGCGCGAGCTGTTCAAGGACGAGGTCCGCGCGCTCGGCCGCGAGCTGGGGCTCCCCGAGGAGATGGTGAACCGGCAGCCGTTCCCGGGCCCCGGCCTGGCCATCCGCGTGCTGGGCGAGGTGACCGAGCCGCGGCTGGAGCTGGTGCGCCGCGCGGACGCCATCGTCCAGGAGGAGATCCGCGCCGCGGGGCTGTACACCCAGGTGTGGCAGGCTTTCGCCGTGCTGCTGCCCGTGCAGAGCGTGGGCGTGATGGGCGACGAGCGCACCTACGAGTCCACCTGCGTGCTGCGCGCCGTCACCAGCGTGGACGGCATGACGGCGGACTGGGCGCGGCTGCCGTTCCCGGTGCTGGAGCGCATCTCCACGCGCATCACCAACGAGGTGCGCGGCATCAACCGCGTCGTCTACGACATCTCGTCCAAGCCCCCCGCGACCATCGAGTGGGAGTAG
- a CDS encoding S46 family peptidase has translation MKRLVMIAAFLGAAPALADEGMWTYNNFPAAKVKEKYGFEPTQQWLDKVRLGSARLAGGCSASFVSPDGLVMTNHHCARGCVEQLSSAKQDYLANGFYAKTLADEKQCPAMELNQLVDIKDVTESLNKSTQGMTGKQYAETLKAEMNKLEKDCAGGDDKVRCDVVTLYQGGKYNLYKYRRFQDVRLVFAPEHAIAFFGGDPDNFEFPRYDLDVSFVRVYQDGKPAKMDNYFKWSAHGAKEGELTFVSGNPGRTSRGLTIAELEYQRDVMLPKTLMSLSELRGMVTEFQRRGPEQKRISSNLLFGVENALKAMKGKHEALLDKTFFAQKVAAEQELRKKVDANPEMKKKYGAAWDEIAKAEEQLTHIRKELSFMEQGAGFSSQLFNIARALVRGADELPKDNGQRLREYSDANLPALKANVFSPAPIYPELEIARLTFSLTKLREELGPSHPFVKKVLGKESPATLATRVVKGSKLTDVKARQALFTGGKAAVESSKDTMIQLARLVDEDARGIRKTFEDDIESVIRKNSELVAKSKFDIYGTNAYPDATFSMRLSYGSVKGYSANGKTVAPITQMAGTFEHATGEEPFALPKSWLKAQSSLTPTTGMNFVTTNDIIGGNSGSPMLNKDAEIVGLVFDGNIQSLGGDYGFDESVNRTVAVHSDALIEALQKVYGANRVLEELRPGSTQTPPVKANPAG, from the coding sequence ATGAAGCGTCTGGTCATGATTGCCGCTTTCCTCGGCGCCGCTCCCGCGCTCGCCGACGAAGGCATGTGGACGTACAACAACTTCCCGGCCGCGAAGGTGAAGGAGAAGTACGGCTTCGAGCCCACCCAGCAGTGGCTCGACAAGGTGCGGCTCGGCTCGGCGCGTCTGGCGGGCGGTTGCTCGGCCAGCTTCGTGTCGCCGGACGGCCTGGTGATGACCAACCACCACTGCGCGCGCGGCTGCGTGGAGCAGCTCTCCAGCGCCAAGCAGGACTACCTCGCGAACGGCTTCTACGCGAAGACCCTGGCCGACGAGAAGCAGTGCCCGGCCATGGAGCTGAACCAGCTCGTTGACATCAAGGACGTCACCGAGTCGCTGAACAAGTCGACCCAGGGCATGACCGGCAAGCAGTACGCCGAGACGCTCAAGGCCGAGATGAACAAGCTGGAGAAGGACTGTGCCGGCGGCGACGACAAGGTCCGCTGTGACGTCGTCACCCTGTACCAGGGCGGCAAGTACAACCTGTACAAGTACCGCCGGTTCCAGGACGTGCGCCTGGTGTTCGCCCCGGAGCACGCCATCGCCTTCTTCGGCGGTGACCCGGACAACTTCGAGTTCCCCCGGTACGACCTGGACGTGTCCTTCGTGCGCGTCTACCAGGACGGCAAGCCGGCGAAGATGGACAACTACTTCAAGTGGTCCGCGCACGGAGCCAAGGAAGGCGAGCTGACGTTCGTCTCCGGCAACCCGGGCCGCACCTCGCGCGGGCTGACCATCGCCGAGCTGGAGTACCAGCGCGACGTGATGCTGCCCAAGACGCTCATGTCGCTGTCCGAGCTGCGCGGCATGGTCACCGAGTTCCAGCGCCGGGGCCCCGAGCAGAAGCGCATCTCCAGCAACCTGCTCTTCGGCGTGGAGAACGCGCTGAAGGCCATGAAGGGCAAGCACGAGGCGCTGCTCGACAAGACGTTCTTCGCGCAGAAGGTCGCCGCCGAGCAGGAGCTGCGCAAGAAGGTCGACGCCAACCCGGAGATGAAGAAGAAGTACGGCGCGGCCTGGGATGAGATCGCCAAGGCGGAGGAGCAGCTCACCCACATCCGCAAGGAACTGTCCTTCATGGAGCAGGGCGCGGGCTTCTCGTCCCAGCTCTTCAACATCGCCCGCGCGCTCGTGCGCGGCGCGGATGAGCTGCCCAAGGACAACGGCCAGCGGCTTCGCGAGTACTCGGACGCCAACCTGCCCGCCCTCAAGGCCAACGTCTTCAGCCCGGCCCCCATCTACCCGGAGCTGGAGATTGCCCGCCTGACGTTCAGCCTCACCAAGCTGCGCGAGGAGCTGGGGCCGTCCCACCCGTTCGTGAAGAAGGTCCTGGGCAAGGAGTCGCCCGCCACGCTGGCCACCCGCGTCGTCAAGGGCTCGAAGCTGACGGACGTGAAGGCGCGCCAGGCCCTGTTCACGGGCGGCAAGGCCGCCGTCGAGTCCTCCAAGGACACGATGATCCAGCTGGCCCGCCTGGTGGACGAGGACGCGCGCGGCATCCGCAAGACGTTCGAGGATGACATCGAGTCCGTCATCCGGAAGAACAGCGAGCTGGTCGCCAAGTCGAAGTTCGACATCTACGGCACCAACGCGTACCCGGACGCCACGTTCAGCATGCGTCTGTCGTACGGCTCGGTGAAGGGCTACTCGGCGAACGGCAAGACGGTGGCTCCCATCACCCAGATGGCGGGCACCTTCGAGCACGCGACGGGCGAGGAGCCCTTCGCCCTGCCGAAGTCCTGGCTGAAGGCGCAGAGCAGCCTGACGCCGACCACGGGCATGAACTTCGTCACCACCAACGACATCATCGGCGGCAACTCCGGCTCGCCCATGCTGAACAAGGACGCGGAGATCGTCGGCCTGGTGTTCGACGGCAACATCCAGTCGCTCGGCGGTGACTACGGCTTCGACGAGTCCGTGAACCGCACGGTGGCCGTCCACAGCGACGCGCTCATCGAGGCGCTCCAGAAGGTCTACGGCGCCAACCGCGTCCTCGAGGAGCTGCGCCCGGGCAGCACCCAGACGCCGCCCGTGAAGGCGAACCCGGCCGGGTAA
- a CDS encoding helix-turn-helix transcriptional regulator, producing MPHDALSRFVQRIRVLTRTPEQDQFVRLPNGEVDLIVRLTESGADVYALGTRLQALSKPLSEVPPGTIGLHFKPGGAYPFFGVPISELTNRVVPIEALWSRAEGQRLRERLTEAPSVAARMGVLRETLIDRLRRDDVYEPASAHLVRRAVRLLSNARELPRVDALARAVGVSERQLRRAFDDVVGMGPKAYARIVRFQRAVHASRLQSSPDWGTIATAVGYYDQAHLIADFRALTGTTPGSFSRGRNPLHSSATPESNPDIGPDVLRRTLTTRCPRSPSAFRAKAARQFQAGLV from the coding sequence ATGCCTCACGACGCGCTCTCGCGGTTCGTGCAGAGGATTCGCGTCCTGACGCGAACCCCAGAGCAGGACCAGTTCGTGCGGCTGCCCAATGGCGAGGTGGACCTCATCGTCCGCCTCACCGAATCCGGCGCGGACGTCTACGCCCTGGGGACGCGACTTCAGGCCCTGAGCAAGCCCCTGTCCGAGGTCCCTCCCGGAACCATCGGCCTGCACTTCAAGCCCGGCGGCGCCTACCCCTTCTTCGGCGTCCCCATCTCCGAGTTGACCAACCGCGTCGTGCCAATCGAAGCCCTGTGGAGCCGCGCGGAGGGCCAGCGACTGCGCGAGCGCCTGACCGAAGCCCCCTCGGTGGCCGCGCGCATGGGCGTGCTCCGCGAAACCCTCATCGACCGCCTGCGACGAGACGACGTGTATGAACCTGCGTCCGCGCACCTCGTCCGCCGCGCCGTGAGGCTGCTCTCGAACGCGCGCGAGCTGCCTCGGGTGGATGCGCTGGCTCGCGCGGTGGGCGTCAGCGAGCGCCAACTGCGGCGGGCCTTCGATGACGTGGTGGGCATGGGCCCCAAGGCCTACGCCCGCATCGTCCGGTTCCAGCGCGCCGTGCACGCCTCGCGCCTCCAGTCCTCACCGGACTGGGGCACCATCGCGACGGCGGTGGGCTACTACGATCAGGCCCACCTCATCGCGGACTTCCGCGCGCTCACCGGCACCACGCCCGGAAGCTTCTCGCGCGGCCGGAACCCCCTGCATTCCTCCGCAACCCCTGAATCCAATCCAGACATCGGGCCTGACGTATTGCGTCGTACCCTGACGACGCGATGCCCCAGGTCACCCAGCGCCTTTCGGGCGAAAGCCGCGCGACAATTCCAAGCGGGCCTCGTTTAA